A DNA window from Leptolyngbya sp. KIOST-1 contains the following coding sequences:
- the psb29 gene encoding photosystem II biogenesis protein Psp29, with translation MNNAPVRTVSDAKRDFYTHHTRPINSIYRRVVDELMVEMHLLSVNVDFAYDPIYALGIVTTFDRFMQGYQPESDKDSIFNALCRSIHSTPDHYRGDAEALKAAVSGMSLDDLKGQFEHLSEGGDGLRGTLAAVATKDKFKYSRPFGVGLYTLVETAAAEDALKEKDTVEALFKDLASKLNIATDKLQKDVELYRSNLEKFAQAQEVMKDMLAADRKKREERQKAAEAAAETINESVATAPEAAESGAESGEAAE, from the coding sequence GTGAATAACGCTCCTGTACGCACGGTATCTGACGCCAAGCGCGACTTTTATACCCACCATACCCGCCCCATTAACTCCATCTACCGGCGCGTGGTAGACGAGCTGATGGTAGAAATGCATTTGCTCTCGGTCAATGTCGACTTTGCCTACGACCCCATCTACGCTCTGGGCATTGTCACCACCTTCGATCGCTTCATGCAGGGGTACCAGCCGGAGAGCGACAAAGATTCCATCTTTAACGCCCTGTGCCGCTCCATCCACAGCACCCCTGACCACTATCGCGGCGACGCCGAAGCCCTCAAAGCTGCGGTCAGCGGTATGTCCCTTGACGACCTGAAGGGGCAGTTTGAGCACCTCTCTGAAGGCGGCGACGGTTTGCGCGGCACCCTGGCAGCTGTAGCCACCAAAGACAAGTTTAAGTACAGTCGTCCCTTTGGCGTCGGGCTCTACACCCTGGTAGAAACCGCCGCCGCCGAGGATGCCCTCAAGGAGAAAGACACCGTTGAGGCTCTGTTCAAAGACCTGGCCAGCAAACTCAATATTGCTACCGACAAGCTGCAAAAAGATGTCGAACTCTACCGCAGCAACTTGGAGAAGTTTGCCCAGGCTCAGGAGGTGATGAAAGATATGCTGGCAGCCGATCGCAAAAAGCGCGAAGAACGCCAGAAAGCCGCCGAAGCCGCTGCCGAAACCATTAACGAGTCGGTGGCCACCGCCCCCGAAGCCGCAGAATCAGGCGCTGAGTCAGGTGAGGCCGCCGAATAG
- a CDS encoding putative 2-dehydropantoate 2-reductase: MSGRRYAIVGTGAVGGYYGACLQRGGAEVHFLLRGDCDYVNEHGLVIESVAGNFALPQVNAHRSTATMPPVDVVIVALKTTQNALLPTLLKPILGPETAILTLQNGFGIEDDIAAWATASAPHPILGGLCIICANKVGPGTVRHLDYGNLLLGQYCADRQPAGHSPLLEAIEQDFRAGQVGVEVVSDLRLARWRKLVWNIPFNGLSVVMNATTVEMMADPNIRRLAEQLMGEVLEAARRDGESLSPGQSRHLPPELVAHMLTHTERMAPYRTSMKIDFDEGRPLEVDAIYGNTVRAAQAAGATVPKIEMLYHQLKAIDRRRNQECG, encoded by the coding sequence TTGAGCGGGCGGCGCTACGCCATTGTCGGCACAGGAGCCGTTGGCGGCTACTATGGGGCGTGTTTGCAGCGCGGTGGGGCTGAGGTCCATTTCCTATTGCGCGGCGACTGCGATTACGTCAATGAACACGGTCTGGTGATCGAGTCAGTGGCTGGAAATTTCGCCCTGCCCCAGGTGAATGCCCACCGCAGTACGGCCACAATGCCGCCGGTTGATGTGGTGATCGTCGCCCTTAAGACCACTCAAAACGCCCTGCTGCCAACCCTGCTGAAGCCCATTCTGGGGCCAGAAACGGCCATTTTAACCCTCCAAAACGGGTTTGGAATTGAAGATGACATCGCCGCCTGGGCAACGGCCTCGGCGCCTCACCCGATCCTGGGCGGGCTCTGCATTATTTGTGCCAATAAAGTAGGCCCTGGCACCGTTCGCCACCTTGACTACGGCAACCTGCTGCTGGGGCAATACTGCGCTGACCGTCAGCCCGCCGGCCATTCGCCCCTGCTGGAAGCCATTGAGCAGGACTTCCGGGCCGGACAGGTGGGGGTGGAGGTGGTGAGCGACCTGCGCCTGGCTCGGTGGCGCAAGCTGGTATGGAATATTCCGTTTAATGGCCTTTCGGTGGTGATGAATGCCACAACGGTAGAAATGATGGCCGACCCCAACATTCGCCGGCTGGCCGAACAGCTGATGGGTGAAGTGCTGGAGGCGGCGCGGCGGGATGGCGAGTCGCTTTCCCCTGGCCAGAGTCGGCACCTGCCCCCAGAACTGGTCGCTCATATGCTGACCCACACCGAGCGGATGGCTCCCTACCGCACCAGCATGAAAATTGACTTTGACGAAGGGCGACCCCTGGAGGTAGACGCCATCTATGGCAATACTGTGCGCGCCGCCCAGGCCGCCGGAGCGACAGTACCTAAAATTGAGATGCTTTACCACCAGCTCAAGGCGATCGATCGCCGTCGGAACCAGGAATGTGGCTAA
- a CDS encoding RsmB/NOP family class I SAM-dependent RNA methyltransferase → MGQPSNLLLKLSRQLFAEDCDRAAFLEALVHPQLFSTAIVWMQPRPKQVPFAIASALPWQPAWVDRLRTNQRPGQHPLHQSGAYYCLDMASVFSAAVFSAIPTPGEAVLDLCAAPGGKSLLARQALGPKHLWCNEVIRKRVKILIANLKRCGATEALVFNLDPQIFAEQLPQAASVVLVDAPCSGQSLLAKGDSAPGCFHPVSIKKNARRQRRILAHATQTVAPGGYLAYMTCTFSPEENERVVAWLLRTFPQFEAVPVPALGDHASSLAPFPCYRLWPQSGLGAGGFTALLRNCGEGSESTRSDPINLEFLTARGMKIHAPVPPA, encoded by the coding sequence ATGGGCCAACCGTCTAATCTCCTGCTAAAACTGAGTCGTCAGCTGTTTGCTGAGGACTGCGATCGCGCTGCTTTTCTAGAGGCGCTGGTTCACCCCCAGCTCTTTTCCACGGCCATTGTCTGGATGCAGCCGCGCCCGAAGCAGGTTCCCTTTGCGATCGCCTCTGCCCTGCCCTGGCAGCCCGCCTGGGTCGACCGTCTCAGAACCAATCAGCGCCCCGGACAGCACCCCCTTCATCAATCTGGAGCATACTACTGCCTGGATATGGCGTCCGTGTTCTCCGCTGCCGTTTTTAGCGCCATCCCCACCCCAGGGGAGGCCGTGCTGGATCTCTGTGCGGCCCCCGGGGGCAAAAGTCTGCTAGCCCGACAGGCCCTGGGCCCCAAGCATCTCTGGTGCAACGAGGTGATCCGCAAGCGGGTCAAAATCCTCATCGCTAACCTCAAGCGCTGCGGGGCCACCGAAGCTTTGGTCTTTAACCTCGACCCCCAGATCTTTGCCGAGCAGCTTCCCCAGGCGGCCTCAGTGGTGCTGGTCGATGCGCCCTGTAGTGGGCAATCGCTTTTGGCCAAAGGCGACTCAGCCCCCGGCTGCTTTCACCCCGTCAGCATCAAAAAAAATGCCCGTCGCCAAAGGCGCATTCTGGCCCACGCTACCCAAACCGTCGCGCCAGGAGGGTACCTGGCCTACATGACCTGCACCTTTTCCCCAGAAGAAAATGAGCGGGTAGTCGCCTGGCTGCTGAGGACATTTCCCCAGTTTGAGGCTGTACCGGTCCCGGCCCTTGGGGATCATGCGTCGTCGTTAGCCCCATTTCCCTGCTATCGGCTGTGGCCCCAGTCGGGCCTGGGAGCAGGGGGATTTACCGCTCTGCTGCGCAACTGCGGAGAGGGCTCGGAATCCACCCGTTCAGACCCCATCAATCTGGAGTTTCTCACTGCCAGGGGTATGAAAATCCACGCTCCTGTGCCACCCGCTTAA
- a CDS encoding 4-hydroxybenzoate solanesyltransferase — protein sequence MANPSTRPHPSPLNAIIRLLRWDKPTGRLILMVPALWSVVLAAQGRPPLPLVGVIVLGTLATSAAGCVVNDLWDRNIDPHVARTRTRPLAARDLSVSVGIGVLLVSLLCAYGLSLYLNSLGFWLCVLAVPFILLYPLAKRVFPVPQLVLSLAWGFAVLIPWATVTSNLDLPVWILWLAVVLWTLGFDTVYAIPDRDDDRRLGVNSAALFFGDYTPQFIGFCFLGTWLLMIWLGLLLFLAFPYWLGLAAALMVWSRQSYLLSRYKPPLQLYGQIFRQNVQLGFLLILGMILGSLL from the coding sequence ATGGCCAATCCGTCTACCCGTCCCCACCCATCCCCCCTAAACGCCATTATTCGCCTGCTGCGCTGGGACAAACCGACGGGACGGCTGATTCTGATGGTGCCGGCCCTCTGGTCAGTGGTGCTGGCGGCCCAGGGACGCCCCCCGCTACCGCTGGTGGGTGTCATCGTCCTGGGAACCCTGGCCACCAGCGCCGCTGGCTGCGTCGTCAACGACCTGTGGGATCGCAACATCGATCCCCACGTGGCCCGTACCCGCACCCGCCCCCTGGCAGCCCGCGATCTCTCCGTGTCCGTAGGGATTGGGGTGCTGCTAGTATCCCTGCTGTGTGCCTACGGGCTCTCGCTCTACCTCAACTCCCTCGGCTTCTGGCTGTGTGTGCTGGCGGTGCCGTTTATTCTGCTCTATCCCCTGGCCAAACGGGTGTTTCCCGTACCGCAGCTGGTGCTCTCGCTAGCCTGGGGATTTGCGGTGCTGATCCCCTGGGCCACCGTAACGAGCAATTTAGATTTGCCAGTATGGATTTTGTGGCTTGCCGTCGTGCTGTGGACCCTGGGATTTGACACCGTCTACGCCATCCCCGATCGCGACGACGATCGCCGCCTAGGCGTCAACTCAGCCGCTCTCTTCTTTGGCGACTACACGCCTCAGTTCATCGGCTTTTGCTTTCTGGGCACCTGGCTGCTGATGATTTGGCTGGGCCTGCTGCTGTTTCTGGCCTTCCCCTACTGGCTGGGGCTAGCCGCCGCGCTGATGGTCTGGTCACGCCAGTCCTACCTGCTCAGCCGCTACAAGCCCCCCCTCCAGCTCTACGGACAAATCTTTCGGCAAAATGTTCAGCTCGGCTTTCTGCTCATCCTCGGCATGATCCTCGGCTCCCTCCTGTAA
- the gatB gene encoding Asp-tRNA(Asn)/Glu-tRNA(Gln) amidotransferase subunit GatB, whose amino-acid sequence MTTAAPAKTESTKTQYEAIIGLETHCQLCTETKIFSPASTAFGADPNTYIDPIVVGMPGVLPVLNQRVLEYAVKAGLALNCQIAPYSKFDRKQYFYPDLPKNYQISQYDLPIAEHGWLEIELIDKKTKEATRKRIGITRLHMEEDAGKLVHAGSDRLAGSTYSLVDYNRAGVPLIEIVSEPDIRSGQEAAEYAQELRRIVRYLGISDGNMQEGSLRCDVNISVRPVGQAEFGTKVEIKNMNSFSAIQKAIEYEIERQIKANEAGERIAQETRLWDESSQRTKSMRSKEGSSDYRYFPEPDLPPIVVSVEQKEGWLAELPELPAQKRTRYESEFGLSPYDARVLSDERAITEYFEATVSAGADPKLTSNWITQDIAAYLNNEKLSIDALPLTPASLAELVQLIEAGTISNKIGKDLLPELLTQGGSPKALVEARGLSQISDPAQIEAMIDEVLAAHPEELEAYRGGKKKLQGFFVGQLMKRSGGRVDPKLSNQLLSQKLNS is encoded by the coding sequence ATGACCACTGCGGCCCCCGCCAAGACAGAGTCCACCAAGACCCAGTACGAAGCCATCATTGGTCTGGAAACGCACTGTCAGCTGTGCACCGAAACCAAAATTTTCTCCCCGGCTTCTACCGCCTTTGGGGCTGACCCCAATACCTACATCGACCCGATTGTGGTGGGCATGCCCGGGGTGTTGCCGGTGCTCAATCAGCGGGTGCTGGAGTATGCCGTCAAGGCGGGGCTGGCTCTCAACTGCCAGATTGCTCCCTACTCGAAGTTCGATCGCAAGCAGTACTTCTACCCTGATCTGCCCAAGAACTACCAAATTTCCCAGTACGACCTGCCCATTGCCGAGCACGGCTGGCTAGAGATTGAGCTGATCGACAAGAAAACCAAGGAAGCGACCCGCAAGCGCATTGGTATCACTCGCCTGCACATGGAAGAAGACGCCGGCAAGCTGGTGCATGCGGGCAGCGATCGCCTGGCCGGGTCCACCTATTCCCTGGTCGACTACAACCGGGCTGGGGTGCCGCTGATCGAGATTGTCTCCGAGCCCGACATCCGCAGCGGACAGGAGGCCGCCGAGTATGCCCAGGAGCTGCGCCGCATTGTGCGCTACCTCGGCATTAGCGACGGCAACATGCAGGAGGGCTCTCTGCGCTGCGACGTGAACATTTCCGTGCGCCCCGTGGGCCAGGCCGAGTTCGGCACCAAGGTGGAGATCAAAAACATGAACTCCTTTAGCGCCATCCAAAAGGCGATCGAGTACGAAATTGAGCGACAGATCAAAGCCAACGAAGCCGGTGAAAGAATCGCTCAAGAAACCCGCCTGTGGGACGAGAGTAGCCAGCGCACCAAGAGCATGCGCTCTAAGGAAGGCTCCAGCGACTACCGCTACTTCCCAGAACCCGATCTGCCCCCAATTGTGGTGTCGGTGGAGCAAAAAGAGGGCTGGCTGGCGGAGTTGCCTGAGCTACCGGCCCAAAAGCGCACCCGCTACGAGTCAGAGTTTGGCCTCTCTCCGTACGATGCCCGCGTGCTCAGCGACGAGCGCGCCATCACCGAGTACTTTGAGGCCACAGTGTCCGCCGGGGCCGACCCCAAGCTCACCTCCAACTGGATCACCCAGGACATCGCCGCCTACCTCAACAACGAGAAACTCTCCATTGACGCACTGCCCCTGACGCCCGCCAGCTTGGCCGAGCTGGTACAGCTGATTGAGGCCGGCACCATCAGCAACAAAATCGGCAAAGACCTGCTGCCCGAGCTGCTCACCCAGGGCGGCTCTCCCAAGGCCCTGGTCGAGGCCCGGGGGCTGAGCCAAATTTCTGATCCGGCTCAGATAGAGGCCATGATCGATGAGGTGCTGGCGGCGCATCCAGAGGAGCTAGAGGCCTACCGGGGCGGCAAGAAAAAGCTCCAGGGGTTCTTTGTAGGCCAGCTGATGAAGCGTAGCGGCGGGCGAGTGGATCCGAAGTTGAGCAATCAGCTCCTCAGTCAAAAGCTAAACTCGTGA
- a CDS encoding DUF58 domain-containing protein, translating to MKFAARFTDWLEHRWVNPAYVGWILLGLALFFFAAATNTLAGWLYVISGVMLALLVIAALLPPRNLNGLVVTRSPIQPVTAEVPLAVELQVRNPQRQTKGLFQLIDPLPKGLGAVQVQAVSSLLPGQTYIWRYQLPTRRRGIYQWSRADLRTAAPLGLFWCRRSMAAPATAVVYPQVLPLKRCPLLDTVGPRQGQHWRYNPLAQADTQGVTRSLRPYRWGDPTRLIHWRTSARYGELRVRELETMTASREVVIALDTTARWDEPSFEQAVIAAASLYSYALKQGFAAALWLPQPDSSGQDALLREQPRVMYALAGVALRPAQGAIALPQKSTIWLTSAGTETIALPPGSRRVVWGNGRGATSGSGSGTTVIDPSEPLEPQLQVNV from the coding sequence ATGAAATTTGCGGCACGCTTCACCGACTGGCTTGAGCATCGCTGGGTTAACCCCGCCTACGTTGGCTGGATCCTGCTGGGACTGGCGCTATTCTTTTTTGCGGCGGCGACTAATACCCTGGCCGGCTGGCTCTACGTGATTAGCGGCGTGATGCTGGCCCTGCTGGTGATAGCAGCTCTGCTGCCCCCCCGCAACCTGAACGGGCTGGTGGTAACGCGATCGCCCATCCAGCCCGTTACCGCTGAGGTGCCCCTGGCCGTTGAACTTCAGGTTCGCAATCCCCAGCGCCAGACCAAAGGACTGTTTCAACTAATCGATCCTCTGCCTAAGGGGCTGGGGGCGGTTCAGGTGCAGGCGGTCAGCAGTCTCCTGCCCGGCCAAACCTACATCTGGCGCTATCAACTTCCCACCCGGCGGCGGGGCATTTACCAGTGGTCCAGGGCCGATCTGCGGACGGCGGCACCCCTGGGCCTGTTCTGGTGCCGGCGATCGATGGCAGCGCCTGCCACGGCGGTGGTTTACCCCCAGGTGTTGCCCCTGAAACGTTGTCCTTTGCTTGATACCGTTGGCCCCCGCCAGGGCCAGCACTGGCGCTACAACCCCCTCGCCCAGGCCGATACTCAGGGGGTGACGCGATCGCTGCGCCCCTACCGCTGGGGCGATCCCACCCGCCTGATTCACTGGCGCACCAGCGCTCGCTACGGCGAACTCCGAGTACGCGAACTGGAAACTATGACCGCCAGCCGCGAGGTGGTGATTGCCCTCGACACCACGGCCCGCTGGGACGAGCCCAGCTTTGAGCAGGCGGTAATTGCGGCGGCTTCGCTCTACAGCTATGCCCTCAAGCAGGGGTTTGCCGCCGCCCTGTGGCTCCCCCAGCCTGATTCATCGGGGCAGGATGCCCTACTCAGAGAGCAGCCTCGGGTCATGTATGCCCTGGCTGGGGTAGCGCTCAGACCCGCCCAGGGCGCGATCGCTCTACCGCAGAAATCCACGATCTGGCTGACCTCAGCTGGCACCGAGACCATTGCTCTGCCGCCGGGTAGCCGCCGAGTGGTGTGGGGCAACGGTCGAGGGGCGACCTCGGGAAGCGGGTCGGGTACCACAGTGATCGATCCCAGCGAACCGCTAGAACCGCAGCTCCAGGTCAACGTATAG
- the typA gene encoding translational GTPase TypA — MTLPIRNVAIIAHVDHGKTTLVDALLKQSGIFREGEDVPDCVMDSNDLERERGITILSKNTAVRYGDTLINIIDTPGHADFGGEVERVLGMVDGCILIVDANEGPMPQTRFVLKKALEKGLRPIVVVNKIDRPQAEPHGAVDKVLDLFIELGADDDQCDFPYLFASGLAGYAKTKLEDDGVDMKPMFESILDHVPPPVGDPEKPLQIQVTTLDYSEYLGRIVIGKIHNGTINAGQQAALIKEDGSMVKSKISKLLGFEGLRRIEIEQASAGNIVAVAGFADANIGETITCPTNPQALPLIKVDEPTLQMTFVVNDSPFAGQEGSFVTSRQLRDRLMRELETNVALRVEPTDSPDRFSVSGRGELHLGILIETMRREGYEFQVSQPQVIYREVNGQPCEPYELLVLDVPEDGVGGCMERIGQRRGELQDMRVLGDGRATLEFVIPARGLIGFRGEFMRLTRGEGIMNHSFLDYRPLGGDIEARRNGVLIAFEEGVATFYALKNAEDRGVFFISPGTKVYKGMIVGEHNRNQDLDLNICKTKQLTNHRAASGDELVQLQTPVDMSLERALEYIGPDELVEITPESIRLRKMSKKLVKR, encoded by the coding sequence ATGACGCTTCCCATTCGCAACGTTGCAATTATTGCCCACGTTGACCACGGCAAAACTACTCTGGTCGATGCCCTGCTAAAGCAGTCTGGCATTTTTCGCGAAGGGGAAGATGTACCCGACTGCGTCATGGACTCCAACGACCTAGAGCGAGAGCGTGGCATTACCATTCTGTCGAAAAATACCGCCGTTCGCTACGGCGACACCCTGATCAACATCATTGACACCCCCGGCCACGCTGACTTTGGCGGTGAGGTGGAGCGGGTGTTGGGCATGGTGGACGGCTGCATTTTGATCGTCGACGCCAACGAAGGGCCCATGCCCCAGACCCGCTTTGTGCTGAAAAAGGCCCTGGAGAAGGGGCTGCGCCCGATTGTGGTGGTGAACAAAATCGATCGCCCCCAGGCTGAACCCCACGGGGCCGTAGACAAAGTGCTGGATCTCTTTATTGAGCTCGGGGCGGACGACGATCAGTGCGACTTCCCCTACCTATTTGCCTCGGGTCTGGCGGGCTACGCGAAAACCAAGCTCGAAGACGACGGCGTCGATATGAAGCCGATGTTTGAGTCCATTCTGGACCACGTACCGCCCCCGGTGGGCGATCCTGAAAAGCCTCTGCAAATTCAGGTGACCACCCTCGACTATTCGGAGTACCTGGGCCGCATTGTGATTGGCAAAATTCACAACGGCACCATCAATGCGGGCCAGCAGGCTGCCCTGATCAAGGAAGACGGCAGCATGGTGAAGTCCAAAATCTCCAAGCTGCTGGGCTTTGAGGGCCTGCGCCGGATCGAGATTGAGCAGGCCTCGGCGGGCAATATTGTGGCGGTAGCGGGATTTGCTGACGCCAACATCGGCGAGACCATCACCTGCCCCACCAATCCCCAGGCGCTGCCCCTGATCAAGGTGGACGAGCCCACCCTGCAGATGACCTTTGTGGTCAACGATTCGCCCTTTGCGGGCCAGGAGGGCAGTTTTGTCACCTCGCGGCAGCTGCGCGATCGCCTCATGCGCGAACTGGAGACTAACGTGGCGCTGCGGGTGGAGCCCACCGACTCCCCCGATCGCTTTTCAGTGTCGGGCCGGGGCGAGCTGCACCTGGGCATTTTGATTGAGACCATGCGTCGGGAAGGCTATGAGTTTCAGGTGTCCCAGCCCCAGGTGATCTACCGCGAAGTCAACGGCCAGCCCTGCGAGCCCTACGAGCTGCTGGTGCTCGACGTGCCCGAAGACGGTGTGGGTGGCTGCATGGAGCGCATCGGCCAGCGCCGTGGCGAACTACAGGACATGCGGGTGCTGGGGGACGGTCGTGCCACCCTGGAGTTTGTGATTCCGGCGCGGGGGCTGATCGGCTTCCGGGGCGAGTTCATGCGCCTGACCCGCGGGGAGGGGATCATGAACCACAGCTTCCTGGACTACCGGCCCCTGGGTGGCGATATTGAGGCCCGTCGCAACGGTGTCCTGATTGCCTTTGAGGAAGGGGTGGCCACCTTCTACGCCCTCAAGAACGCCGAGGATCGCGGCGTGTTTTTCATCAGCCCCGGCACCAAAGTGTACAAGGGCATGATTGTGGGTGAGCACAACCGCAACCAGGATCTCGACCTCAACATCTGCAAGACTAAGCAGCTGACCAACCACCGGGCCGCCAGTGGCGACGAACTGGTGCAGCTCCAAACTCCGGTGGATATGAGCCTGGAGCGCGCCCTGGAGTACATCGGCCCTGACGAACTGGTGGAAATTACCCCCGAGTCGATTCGTCTGCGCAAGATGTCTAAGAAGCTGGTCAAGCGCTAA
- the petA gene encoding cytochrome f: MNKLTSLINGLRPFVITCTAILTVFAGWLAVPQTAEAYPFWAQENYATPREATGRIVCANCHLAAKPTKVEVPQAVLPDSVFKLKVEIPYDLDTQQVLGDGSRGGLNVGAVVVLPEGFKIAPPDRISEELQEEVGSTYFMPYSDTQENIVLVGPLPGEQYQEIVFPVLSPDPNQNKSVSFGKYQIHVGGNRGRGQVYPTGQASNNTVYNASVNGTVTDVEPQAAGGYLVTIQSEAGDAVTETIPAGPELLVAAGDVVEAGKPLTSNPNVGGFGQMDTEIVLQSPNRIKGLVAFLAAVMLTQIMLVLKKKQVEKVQAAGLTM, translated from the coding sequence ATGAATAAATTGACGTCATTGATCAACGGCTTGCGCCCCTTCGTCATCACCTGCACAGCCATTCTGACGGTGTTTGCAGGCTGGCTGGCGGTACCTCAAACCGCCGAGGCTTACCCCTTCTGGGCCCAAGAGAACTACGCCACCCCTCGGGAAGCCACCGGGCGCATTGTCTGTGCCAACTGTCACCTGGCCGCCAAGCCCACCAAGGTGGAAGTACCCCAGGCTGTACTGCCTGACTCTGTCTTTAAGCTCAAAGTCGAAATTCCCTACGACCTCGACACCCAGCAAGTTCTGGGCGACGGTAGCCGTGGCGGTCTGAACGTCGGTGCCGTGGTGGTGCTGCCCGAGGGCTTCAAAATTGCTCCCCCGGATCGCATTTCCGAGGAGCTTCAGGAGGAAGTCGGCAGTACCTACTTCATGCCCTACAGCGATACCCAGGAAAACATCGTGCTGGTCGGCCCGCTGCCCGGTGAGCAGTACCAGGAGATCGTTTTCCCGGTGCTGTCCCCCGACCCCAACCAGAACAAATCGGTCTCCTTCGGCAAATATCAGATTCACGTGGGTGGCAACCGGGGCCGGGGCCAGGTCTATCCCACCGGCCAGGCCAGCAACAACACCGTCTACAACGCCAGCGTGAACGGCACCGTCACCGATGTTGAGCCCCAGGCGGCCGGTGGCTATCTGGTCACCATCCAGTCTGAGGCTGGCGATGCCGTGACCGAAACCATCCCTGCTGGGCCCGAACTGCTGGTGGCCGCAGGGGATGTCGTCGAAGCCGGTAAGCCCCTGACCAGCAACCCCAACGTGGGCGGTTTTGGCCAGATGGATACCGAGATTGTCCTGCAAAGCCCCAACCGGATCAAAGGTTTAGTCGCTTTCCTGGCGGCGGTGATGCTGACCCAGATCATGCTGGTGCTGAAGAAGAAGCAGGTGGAGAAGGTGCAGGCCGCTGGTCTCACGATGTAA
- the petC gene encoding cytochrome b6-f complex iron-sulfur subunit, translating to MTQVSGTSDVPDLGRRQFMNLLLLGAASGAVGGMLYPVIKYFVPPSSGTGGGGVTAKNELGNDVIASEFVATHKPGDRVLVQGLKGDPTYLVVQESGSLESYGINSICTHLGCVVPWNASENKFMCPCHGSQYDAAGKVVRGPAPLSLALAHADVTEDDKVALSNWTETDFRTGENPWWA from the coding sequence ATGACTCAAGTTTCTGGAACCTCCGATGTCCCTGATTTGGGGCGACGCCAATTTATGAACCTGCTGCTGCTGGGTGCTGCCTCTGGGGCCGTTGGCGGCATGCTCTATCCCGTGATCAAGTACTTTGTTCCCCCCTCCAGCGGTACCGGTGGAGGGGGGGTAACCGCCAAGAACGAACTGGGCAATGATGTGATTGCCAGCGAGTTTGTGGCGACTCACAAGCCCGGCGATCGCGTTCTGGTGCAGGGGCTCAAGGGCGACCCCACCTACCTGGTGGTGCAGGAAAGTGGCTCTTTGGAAAGCTATGGTATCAACTCCATTTGCACTCACCTGGGCTGCGTGGTGCCCTGGAATGCCAGCGAAAACAAGTTTATGTGCCCCTGCCACGGTTCCCAGTATGACGCCGCTGGCAAAGTGGTGCGCGGTCCAGCGCCGCTATCCCTGGCTCTGGCCCACGCCGACGTCACCGAAGACGACAAAGTAGCCCTGAGCAATTGGACTGAAACCGACTTCCGCACCGGCGAAAATCCCTGGTGGGCCTAG
- a CDS encoding DUF3067 family protein codes for MTGEELQGLLIEKWGYSFDIQFRRTQGKIFLQVMWRYLEQVSFPLSEEEYLAHLNQVLLYLHEWGQVDYVQQWIAQTRDRPRLGKAVSIPLPLGERALEWLTDEF; via the coding sequence ATGACAGGGGAAGAGTTGCAGGGGCTGCTGATCGAGAAGTGGGGCTACTCTTTTGATATTCAGTTTCGGCGTACCCAGGGCAAGATTTTTCTCCAGGTGATGTGGCGCTACCTGGAGCAGGTGTCGTTTCCACTCAGCGAGGAGGAGTATCTGGCCCACTTGAATCAGGTGCTGCTGTACCTGCACGAGTGGGGGCAGGTGGACTATGTGCAGCAGTGGATTGCTCAAACCCGCGATCGCCCCCGTCTGGGCAAAGCCGTCAGCATTCCCCTGCCCCTGGGGGAACGGGCGCTGGAGTGGCTGACGGACGAGTTTTAG
- a CDS encoding VOC family protein, with protein sequence MSLFHGIHHIAIICGDYPRSKRFYTQVLGFEVIRETYRAERQSYKLDLSLADGTQIELFSFPCPPPRPSRPEAQGLRHLALEVTNLEAAIQHLHGQGVATEAIRLDPFTGRRFVFFQDPDQLPIELYER encoded by the coding sequence ATGTCATTGTTCCACGGCATTCACCACATCGCCATTATCTGTGGTGACTACCCCCGCTCAAAGCGTTTCTACACCCAGGTGCTGGGGTTCGAGGTCATCCGCGAAACCTACCGGGCCGAGCGTCAGTCCTACAAACTCGACCTGAGCCTGGCGGACGGTACTCAGATTGAGCTGTTTTCCTTTCCCTGTCCACCGCCCCGGCCTTCCCGCCCGGAGGCCCAGGGCCTACGACATCTGGCCCTGGAGGTCACGAATCTCGAAGCAGCGATTCAGCATCTCCACGGGCAGGGGGTAGCAACCGAAGCCATTCGGCTGGATCCTTTTACCGGACGGCGGTTTGTATTTTTCCAAGACCCTGACCAGCTTCCCATCGAGCTATACGAGCGCTGA